From Mucilaginibacter gotjawali:
TAAACTCCCTTATCCTCCTTATCGGCTTTGAGTTGAATGCCAGTATTGATTTCTCCAAAAGGAATATTAAGGTGGTTAAGCCAATGTTTAACTCGTTCAGGCAGAAGGTGTGAGGCCGACCGAAAGACCGAAAGTCAGGAAAACACAATTAAGGTACCCCGACTTCCTTCAAATTTTATTTAAAAGTTCAAGGGTTCTACCCTCCCCTATCCCTCCAAAAAACTTCATTAGCACCGCCTCAAACACGGGGTGAGTATTGGGCAATGCAGCAAACAAAGTCATGCTTGATCGCAGCTTTAAATCATCCGGGCTGCCAAATATGGAATTGGCGTTACCGGTGGGTAGCTTTAAAAGTTCGTTACTTATATTGATCAATCTTTCGCCCAAAACAGAATGATTCAAATATGCAACAGCTTCCTCCCGGTTGTTTATTGCATAAAACCTTGATGTTTGACTAAAGCCCAGGCCCTGGATCTGCGGAAAAATATACCACATCCAATGGCTTCGTTTGCGGCCGTTTTTTATTTCAGCCAGGGCGGTATCATAAACGGTGCGCTGGGCATCCATAAACCTATTCAAAGTAACTTCATTCGTCATTATATAAATATAAAAATGATGCTTCATATACAATCAAAAAATGGACAAATTCCGACTTTATTTTTCACAAAAACTCTCCTGTTTTTTTTGAAATAGATTCCATATAGTTAACTTTACTCCAGTATCACCCTATAACCTTATCAAATGAAAACATTAAAAATTTTCGTATTAGCGGCCATGCTTTTGCCTTTTGCCGCAAAACCGCAAACACTGCAGGCTCAAAAACACCATCCGGGAGATTCCATTGTGCGGGGTGTTAGTTATAAAGCATTCCAGGCATCTGTTACCGCATTTCTGGACAGCACCAAAAAGCCCCTCCTTGATTCGTCATGGAACCTATGGAAGGCCGAAAAATGGGCAGCGCTGGAACATCTTTTTACCGTTGATAGTCTGAATGGCGGCTGGCCCCCCAATTCGGGCGCTATATCATTGAGGATCGTTAAACTTGATTCGGGGGTATTGATCGATCGTTACGGCGGGTACTATGTTATGGACAGCGTAAAGCATGATAGCGTGTTTCACGACAGGGGGAAATTTGTTTGTTTTAAAGGCGTACCATTCCCTAAACGTGCTTTACCGCAGAGTGCGCTTAAATCGCCCTACCGCCTTTACCGGGTCATAAAAGTTATTGCAGATATAAAAAGGGGTGGAATAATTCCTTGGTTCAATGAACCCGGCCTGGGCGTGCAGTTTGAAATGCCGGTAAATATTGATGCACTGAAACAAGGCGGGTATATTGTGGAAGTAAGCAGCAAACCACCAAATTGATACCCCTAAAGGTTAATACAAAACAGGTATTCGAAAAAAACAGCCCATAAGGCTTATCTAATGCTGCGCAGTCCGAGTAAATCTGCATGGGTATTTGTGTCCGGCATCATCATTTATTGTAAGCCAAATCATTTTATAAAGGCGTCATCCACGGTATTTTTATTAATTGATATTAAACGAATATTTAATTGACCAAAAATTACCGCCGTGAAAAAGTCATACCTTTTTTTTCTGCTGATCACGTTTATTTTTATGGTAACAACGGCAGACGCACAATTTGCAGATAGTGTAAAAAAGGACACTGCACCCACCGCTGTTAAAATTAAATACTCCCTACACAAACCTGGCACTTACCTTCCGCCTGTAATCCTGGTAAGTTATGGCGTGTTATCGTTTGTAGTAACCCCTATAAGGCACGTCGATTACTATTTTAAGGAACGTATACAGCGAAGTGACCCTGATTACAGTTCAAAAATCGATGACTACCTACAGATTGCCCCCGGTGTTTTGGTATATGGTTTGAACCTGGTGGGTATTGAAGGTAAAAACAGGTTTGTTGACCGCACCGCGTTGTTAGCTTTGTCAGCCGGGATATTGACGATCACCGACGGCACAAAATACATCGCCCATCGAAAAAGACCGTATGGTACCGACCCGCTCTCGTTTCCGTCGGGCCACACCGGGGCCGCGTTCGTTGCCGCAGAGTTCCTGGCACAGGAATATGCTGAAAAATCGCCATGGTATGGTGTACTTGGATACACTATAGCCAGTACAACCGGCGTTTTGAGGTTATACGGAAAGGCCCATTGGTTTAGCGATTGTGTGGCAGGCGCAGGCCTTGGCATACTTTCCACCAAATTGGCGTACGTTGTTTATCCTTATATCCGCAGTAAACTAACACATAAGGATAAATATGGAAGAAGCACGATGATTATGCCCACTTACCAGGATGGTACCCCCGGCTTATCATTTGCGATGCAGCTGTAAACCCGGGATTCTTGAGCTGACCATCGTTTAGATTTTATAACCAAAGGCACATAAAATCTCCCTATTAAAAAAATCGTAAAAAACTTGCGTAGTTAAATAACTACATATAAATTTGTAGCCAAATAACTACGCAATGAATTTAAGACGAGACGTATTTCAAGCCATAGCCGACCCTACCCGCAGGGCTATATTGCTGTTGGTTGCATCACAATCACTTACTGCAGGGGTGATCGCCTCGAAATTTGATACCGCCAGGCCCACCGTTTCAAAACACCTGCAAATACTTACTGAATGCGAATTGCTTGAACAGGAACAAAACGGCAGGGAAATCTTCTACCACATCAATGCAAAAAAAATGAAAGAAGTAGCTGACTTTATTGAGCCATTCCGCAAAATGTGGGATGACCGGTTCAACGTACTGGAAACAATAATGAAAAACTATAAAAAAGAATGATATGGAACTTAAAACAAAAATCAACGCTGAAGATGGCAAACAGGACCTCGTGATCACCAGGGAATTTGATTTGCCTTTAGCATTACTTTTTAAAGCATTTGCGGAACCCAAACTTGTTGCACAATGGATGGGCACAAAAGTGCTGAAACTGGAAAGTAAAAAGCACGGCAGTTACCAGTTTGAAACCATTGATGGCAAGGGCAACGTAGTATTTAAAGCCAATGGTGTTATCCACGAGTTTATCCAGGACAGGAAGATCACCAGGACATTTGAAATGGACAATTCGCCATTTTACGGCGTTCAACTGGAAGTTTGTGAATTTGAACCGCTTACGGACACTACCTGCAAACTGCATATGCATGTGATCTACGAATCTGGCGCACAACGTGACCAGGTACTAAAGTTACCCTTTGCGCAGGGGATCAACTGGGCGCACAACCGGTTAGAAGATTTAATGAAAACATTAAAATAATTGGAAAATGGAAAAGAGAAAGCTAATTTGGTTTTGGATAATTACGGGAATATTGTCCATTTGCATTTTTACCGGCGGATTATTCCAGGCCCTGCAAATGAAACAAACTATACAGGGGTTTAAGCCCCTTGGGTATCCCACTTACTTTATTTCGCTGATAGGCGTTTGGAAAGTATTGGGCATAATTGCGATATTGATCCCAGGATTTAAATTACTTAAGGAATGGGCATATGCAGGTATATTTTTTACCATGAGCGGAGCAGTGATCTCACATATTGCAAGCAATGATGTTTCCTTACAAATAATTGCCCCGGTTTTACTGGCTGTTTTTACGGTGTTATCCTGGTATTTGAGGCCTGCCAACAGGAAGATTGTTAACGCCGGATAAAAAAGCATATGATGACGGAACTACCAGCTGAACAACATTCCCAACTCATACTTTTACTCAAAACGCGTTTTGAGTAAAACATGAACCGCCACAAAGAATTGGCTTGGGCTGACGTACAGGCAAAGCTGGAAATTAGTCCGGAAAAACTATGGTCGCTTAACGAAATGGAAATTACCGGAGGTGATCCTGACGTTGTTGGTTATGATAAAAGCACCGGGGAATACATTTTTTTTGACTGTGCTGCCGAGAGCCCCAAAGGCAGACGGAGCCTGTGTTATGATCGCGAAGCACTGGACAAACGGAAGGAGTTTAAACCGGCAAACAGCATTATGGATATGGCCGCTGAAATGGGCATTGAAGTTTTAAATGAAGAACAATACCGGGAATTACAGCAACTTGGACAATTTGATACCAAAACATCGAGCTGGATAATAACACCTGCTGATATCAGGAGACACGGCGGAGCGCTTTTTTGTGATCGCCGCTACGGCGCAGTCTTTGTTTATCATAACGGAGCCGACTCCTACTATGCCGCCAGGGGTTTCAGGGGTGCGCTTTG
This genomic window contains:
- a CDS encoding DoxX family protein, which translates into the protein MEKRKLIWFWIITGILSICIFTGGLFQALQMKQTIQGFKPLGYPTYFISLIGVWKVLGIIAILIPGFKLLKEWAYAGIFFTMSGAVISHIASNDVSLQIIAPVLLAVFTVLSWYLRPANRKIVNAG
- a CDS encoding DUF4256 domain-containing protein; the protein is MNRHKELAWADVQAKLEISPEKLWSLNEMEITGGDPDVVGYDKSTGEYIFFDCAAESPKGRRSLCYDREALDKRKEFKPANSIMDMAAEMGIEVLNEEQYRELQQLGQFDTKTSSWIITPADIRRHGGALFCDRRYGAVFVYHNGADSYYAARGFRGALWV
- a CDS encoding SRPBCC family protein — translated: MELKTKINAEDGKQDLVITREFDLPLALLFKAFAEPKLVAQWMGTKVLKLESKKHGSYQFETIDGKGNVVFKANGVIHEFIQDRKITRTFEMDNSPFYGVQLEVCEFEPLTDTTCKLHMHVIYESGAQRDQVLKLPFAQGINWAHNRLEDLMKTLK
- a CDS encoding DUF1810 domain-containing protein: MTNEVTLNRFMDAQRTVYDTALAEIKNGRKRSHWMWYIFPQIQGLGFSQTSRFYAINNREEAVAYLNHSVLGERLINISNELLKLPTGNANSIFGSPDDLKLRSSMTLFAALPNTHPVFEAVLMKFFGGIGEGRTLELLNKI
- a CDS encoding ArsR/SmtB family transcription factor gives rise to the protein MNLRRDVFQAIADPTRRAILLLVASQSLTAGVIASKFDTARPTVSKHLQILTECELLEQEQNGREIFYHINAKKMKEVADFIEPFRKMWDDRFNVLETIMKNYKKE
- a CDS encoding phosphatase PAP2 family protein, coding for MKKSYLFFLLITFIFMVTTADAQFADSVKKDTAPTAVKIKYSLHKPGTYLPPVILVSYGVLSFVVTPIRHVDYYFKERIQRSDPDYSSKIDDYLQIAPGVLVYGLNLVGIEGKNRFVDRTALLALSAGILTITDGTKYIAHRKRPYGTDPLSFPSGHTGAAFVAAEFLAQEYAEKSPWYGVLGYTIASTTGVLRLYGKAHWFSDCVAGAGLGILSTKLAYVVYPYIRSKLTHKDKYGRSTMIMPTYQDGTPGLSFAMQL
- a CDS encoding TNT domain-containing protein, producing MKTLKIFVLAAMLLPFAAKPQTLQAQKHHPGDSIVRGVSYKAFQASVTAFLDSTKKPLLDSSWNLWKAEKWAALEHLFTVDSLNGGWPPNSGAISLRIVKLDSGVLIDRYGGYYVMDSVKHDSVFHDRGKFVCFKGVPFPKRALPQSALKSPYRLYRVIKVIADIKRGGIIPWFNEPGLGVQFEMPVNIDALKQGGYIVEVSSKPPN